One segment of Synechococcus sp. MU1617 DNA contains the following:
- a CDS encoding Dps family protein produces MDIDIGLSQEQRDTIADGLGRLLADTYVLYGKTHGFHWNVTGPMFNTLHLMFMEQYTELWTALDEIAERIRALGLMAPHGGSTLAGLSSIPEAEQHPPALDMVRELVAGHEAVARTARSVFALADAADDQPSADLLTQRLQVHEKTAWMLRSLLEN; encoded by the coding sequence ATGGACATTGACATCGGTCTTTCCCAAGAGCAGCGCGACACCATCGCCGATGGACTCGGGCGACTTTTGGCGGACACCTACGTGCTGTACGGGAAAACCCACGGTTTTCACTGGAATGTCACCGGGCCGATGTTCAACACGCTGCACCTGATGTTCATGGAGCAGTACACCGAGCTTTGGACCGCACTGGATGAAATTGCCGAAAGGATCCGAGCCCTCGGCCTGATGGCCCCCCATGGCGGCAGCACCTTGGCGGGCTTGTCCTCCATCCCGGAAGCCGAGCAACATCCTCCGGCCTTGGACATGGTGCGCGAGCTGGTGGCCGGCCATGAAGCGGTGGCACGAACAGCGCGCAGCGTGTTCGCCCTTGCTGATGCGGCCGATGATCAACCCAGTGCAGACCTCTTGACCCAACGCCTCCAGGTGCATGAAAAAACCGCCTGGATGTTGCGCAGCCTGCTTGAGAACTAA
- a CDS encoding CTP synthase: protein MAKFVFITGGVVSSIGKGIVAASLGRLLKSRGYNVSILKLDPYLNVDPGTMSPFQHGEVFVTEDGAETDLDLGHYERFTDTAMSRLNSVTTGSIYQSVINKERRGDYNGGTVQVIPHITGEIRERIHRVASNSNADVVITEIGGTVGDIESLPFLEAIREFREDVGRNDLAYIHVTLLPFIGTSGELKTKPTQHSVKELRSIGIQPDVLICRSDRDISDDLKRKIGGFCGVPTRAVIPSLDADSIYAVPLILEQEGLCREVLDVLNLTDHDSDMAAWEQLVNKLRNPGPSVKVALVGKYVQLNDAYLSVVEALQHACIAQDASLDLHWVCAEQIEADGADALLRGMDAVVVPGGFGNRGVDGKIAAIRWAREQRVPFLGLCLGMQTAVIEWARNQAGLTGATSAELNENTPHPVIHLLPEQQDVVDLGGTMRLGVYPCRIAPGTLAQRLYGDEVVYERHRHRYEFNNSYRNLFLESGYVVSGTSPDGRLVELIELKGHPFFTACQYHPEFLSRPGQPHPLFRGLIEAAQQRLPDSPAQALRQQGDIAIP from the coding sequence ATGGCCAAATTCGTCTTCATCACCGGTGGTGTGGTGTCCAGCATTGGCAAGGGGATCGTGGCGGCAAGCCTCGGCCGGCTGCTGAAGTCGCGGGGCTACAACGTTTCGATCCTCAAGCTGGATCCCTACCTGAATGTGGATCCCGGGACGATGAGCCCGTTCCAGCATGGTGAGGTCTTTGTCACCGAAGACGGCGCCGAAACCGATCTCGACCTGGGCCATTACGAGCGCTTCACCGACACCGCGATGTCACGCCTGAACAGCGTGACCACCGGCTCGATCTACCAATCGGTGATCAACAAGGAACGCCGCGGCGACTACAACGGCGGCACCGTTCAGGTGATTCCCCACATCACCGGCGAAATCCGCGAGCGCATCCACCGCGTTGCATCCAATAGCAATGCCGATGTGGTGATCACCGAAATCGGCGGCACCGTCGGTGACATCGAATCACTGCCCTTCCTTGAAGCCATCCGGGAATTCCGGGAGGACGTGGGTCGCAACGATTTGGCCTACATCCACGTCACCCTGCTGCCCTTCATCGGCACCTCCGGCGAACTCAAAACCAAGCCAACCCAGCACTCAGTCAAGGAACTCCGCTCCATCGGCATTCAGCCGGATGTGCTCATCTGCCGCAGTGATCGCGACATCAGCGACGATCTCAAGCGGAAAATCGGCGGCTTCTGCGGGGTGCCCACCCGCGCCGTCATTCCCTCCTTAGATGCCGACAGCATCTATGCCGTCCCGCTGATCCTCGAACAGGAGGGTCTGTGCCGTGAAGTTCTGGACGTGCTGAACCTGACTGACCATGACAGCGACATGGCGGCATGGGAACAACTGGTCAACAAGCTGCGCAACCCCGGACCGTCGGTGAAGGTTGCCCTGGTGGGCAAGTACGTGCAACTGAACGACGCCTATCTGTCGGTTGTCGAAGCGTTGCAGCATGCCTGCATTGCCCAGGATGCCTCCCTCGACCTGCACTGGGTCTGCGCCGAACAGATTGAAGCCGACGGTGCCGATGCACTCCTGCGCGGGATGGACGCCGTGGTCGTGCCCGGTGGCTTCGGCAACCGTGGCGTCGATGGAAAGATTGCAGCGATTCGCTGGGCCAGGGAACAACGCGTGCCCTTCCTGGGGCTCTGCCTTGGGATGCAAACCGCTGTGATCGAGTGGGCTCGCAACCAGGCCGGCCTTACCGGTGCCACCAGTGCTGAATTGAACGAAAACACGCCGCATCCCGTGATTCACCTGCTGCCGGAACAGCAGGACGTGGTGGACCTCGGCGGCACGATGCGCCTGGGGGTCTACCCCTGCAGGATTGCGCCGGGAACCCTGGCCCAAAGGCTTTACGGGGACGAGGTGGTCTACGAACGCCACCGCCACCGCTACGAATTCAACAATTCCTATCGCAATCTGTTCCTGGAATCCGGATACGTGGTGAGCGGCACGTCCCCGGACGGTCGTCTGGTGGAGTTGATTGAACTGAAAGGGCATCCCTTCTTCACGGCCTGTCAGTACCACCCAGAATTCCTCTCCCGCCCTGGACAACCCCACCCCTTGTTCCGGGGATTGATCGAGGCAGCCCAACAACGCCTTCCCGATTCGCCGGCTCAGGCCCTGCGTCAACAGGGGGATATTGCAATCCCATGA
- a CDS encoding 7-carboxy-7-deazaguanine synthase QueE: MADSQRLPVVETFHSLQGEGHHAGRSAFFIRLAGCTVGCSWCDTKHSWPSQGHPEQPIDALADAAQMAAKAGASFVVITGGEPLHHDLQPLTQALDARCGLPLHLETSGVDPLSGRFDWITLSPKRHQPPRQELLDRMQELKVVVHAPEDLQFADAMAQAGQVEALQYLQPGWGNPEGQQLAIEHVRHNPAWRLSLQAHKWLGVR, translated from the coding sequence ATGGCTGACTCCCAGCGTCTCCCGGTGGTGGAAACGTTCCATTCCCTGCAGGGAGAAGGCCACCATGCCGGACGCAGTGCCTTTTTCATTCGCCTCGCCGGCTGCACGGTGGGTTGTTCCTGGTGCGACACGAAGCACTCATGGCCCAGCCAGGGGCACCCTGAGCAGCCCATCGATGCCTTGGCTGACGCTGCCCAGATGGCTGCCAAAGCCGGGGCCAGCTTCGTTGTGATCACCGGTGGAGAGCCGTTGCATCACGATCTGCAGCCCCTCACCCAGGCCCTCGATGCGCGATGTGGCCTCCCCCTCCACCTGGAAACCAGTGGGGTGGATCCACTGAGCGGACGCTTCGACTGGATCACCCTCTCGCCCAAGCGACACCAGCCCCCGCGTCAGGAGCTGCTGGACCGCATGCAGGAACTGAAGGTGGTTGTGCATGCTCCTGAAGATCTGCAGTTCGCTGATGCGATGGCGCAGGCTGGCCAGGTCGAGGCTCTGCAGTATCTCCAACCCGGCTGGGGCAACCCGGAAGGCCAGCAACTCGCGATTGAGCACGTGCGCCATAACCCCGCCTGGCGCCTGAGTCTGCAAGCCCACAAATGGCTGGGGGTGAGGTGA
- a CDS encoding S8 family peptidase translates to MSSSIRRRRNFRRRRWQDDFGATPDRSGQLNVGGRSQGTLERHGDRDWFGINLDSGSSYRVDLKGQSLLDPHLRLRDSRGRTLAEIDDTPTSLDPSVQFKVLQGGRFYLDVGSAQGTFRGSYTLSAQLLRPAEPRPQAQLQRKFSRVDGYGQVNAKGAFEALLNRPLNDQASLGGELWNLDMIGAPEAWATNSNGRSTTGKGVTIAVVDTGIDYSHSEFKGRIRAGYDFVDGDSIAEDANGHGTHVAGTIAASNDGRGITGVAHEATIMPIRVLDENGAGYLSDAIRGVRWATNNGADVINLSLGGTGYSQAMADAIRHASRRGTVVVMAAGNAGGASPEYPGAHAIEHGIAVGAVQRDGRIAGFSNRAGSRPLDYVTAPGVGITSTLPGNRYGRYSGTSMATPHVAGVAGLLKSQNSSLSSSAIEDLITGTTQGRSNTQGNPTGTPRAGSRSLGSRVITLENIDSLSADAFDDPLIGSLSGNSKDRQATTQIMRRRIRRDQGKFAAVDDFTSLDNRDHLFASVDFNNAPGSDQRDLLRTLLANNHFDYFEIDQAIQLDVFSA, encoded by the coding sequence ATGTCCTCCTCCATCCGCCGCAGACGCAACTTCCGCCGCCGTCGCTGGCAGGATGATTTTGGTGCAACCCCTGATCGGTCAGGCCAGCTGAATGTTGGTGGCCGCAGCCAAGGGACTCTGGAAAGGCACGGTGATCGCGATTGGTTTGGCATCAACCTGGACAGCGGAAGCAGTTACCGGGTTGATCTGAAGGGGCAATCGCTGCTGGACCCACACCTGCGGCTGCGGGATAGCCGTGGGCGAACCCTGGCGGAGATCGACGACACCCCCACCAGCCTCGACCCGAGCGTCCAGTTCAAAGTCTTGCAAGGCGGACGCTTTTACCTCGATGTGGGCAGTGCCCAGGGAACTTTTCGGGGGAGTTACACCCTCTCCGCCCAACTCTTAAGACCTGCAGAACCCAGGCCTCAAGCTCAACTCCAGCGCAAATTCAGCCGTGTGGATGGCTATGGCCAGGTGAATGCCAAAGGTGCCTTTGAGGCCCTGCTGAATCGCCCCCTTAACGATCAAGCTTCCCTCGGAGGCGAGCTCTGGAACCTCGACATGATTGGCGCGCCAGAGGCCTGGGCGACCAACAGCAACGGACGCAGCACGACCGGCAAGGGCGTGACCATCGCCGTGGTCGACACCGGCATCGACTACAGCCACAGCGAATTCAAAGGGCGCATTCGGGCTGGCTACGACTTCGTCGATGGCGATTCGATCGCCGAAGACGCCAACGGACATGGAACCCATGTGGCTGGCACAATCGCTGCGTCGAATGACGGCCGCGGCATCACCGGAGTCGCGCACGAGGCAACGATCATGCCCATCCGCGTCCTCGATGAGAACGGAGCGGGGTATCTCTCCGATGCGATTCGAGGCGTTCGCTGGGCCACGAACAATGGCGCCGATGTGATCAACCTCTCCCTCGGCGGAACGGGCTACAGCCAAGCCATGGCCGATGCAATCCGCCATGCCTCCCGCCGCGGCACCGTCGTGGTGATGGCCGCAGGGAACGCGGGAGGCGCCTCACCGGAATACCCGGGTGCCCATGCCATCGAACATGGCATCGCTGTGGGGGCTGTCCAACGGGATGGGCGCATCGCGGGATTCTCCAATCGCGCTGGATCACGCCCCCTTGATTACGTCACCGCACCCGGCGTCGGCATCACATCCACCCTGCCTGGCAATCGCTATGGCCGCTACAGCGGCACCTCGATGGCGACACCCCATGTCGCCGGAGTTGCTGGGTTGCTGAAAAGCCAAAACAGCAGTTTGAGCAGCAGCGCCATCGAGGATTTGATCACAGGGACGACACAGGGAAGAAGCAACACCCAAGGCAACCCAACCGGCACGCCGCGTGCAGGATCGAGATCACTTGGTTCACGGGTGATCACCTTGGAGAACATCGACAGCCTTAGTGCCGATGCCTTTGACGACCCGCTGATCGGAAGCTTGAGCGGCAACAGCAAAGATCGCCAAGCAACCACGCAAATCATGCGCCGCAGAATTCGCCGCGACCAAGGCAAGTTTGCGGCCGTCGACGACTTCACCAGTCTCGACAACCGCGATCATCTTTTCGCCAGCGTGGACTTCAACAACGCACCAGGGTCGGATCAACGGGATCTGCTTCGCACCTTGCTCGCCAACAACCACTTCGATTACTTCGAGATCGACCAAGCGATCCAGCTTGATGTCTTCAGTGCATAA
- a CDS encoding NAD(P)-dependent oxidoreductase: MPSVALLGTGLLGESIGQRLLQRGVSLYVWNRTQGRCRGLIEAGAQALNSPSEAARCCDRLITVLRDGPITAAVLKDIGRLDGSTLITMGTVGVTESQALAQQAAQQGGRYLEAPVLGSKPQALNGSLLVMAGGEAQVFEAQQPLLSHLCQEPLLVGPVGSGAATKLALNQLIASLTHSFSLSLQLIQRAGVPVETFMAILRPSALYAPTFDKKLQRMLDHTYADPNFSTALLRKDLRLFLEEAATAGLQDQGLSGLLSLLEQAKGTDLDEQDYCALHELTVLR, encoded by the coding sequence ATGCCAAGCGTTGCTCTGCTGGGCACCGGACTGCTCGGTGAATCCATTGGCCAACGCCTCCTCCAGCGAGGCGTTTCGCTTTACGTCTGGAACAGAACCCAGGGACGCTGCAGGGGCTTAATCGAAGCAGGCGCCCAAGCCCTGAACAGCCCATCGGAGGCCGCCCGTTGTTGCGACAGACTGATCACGGTGTTGCGCGACGGCCCCATCACGGCAGCCGTCTTGAAAGACATCGGCCGCCTCGATGGCTCCACCTTGATCACGATGGGAACCGTGGGAGTCACGGAAAGTCAGGCACTGGCCCAACAAGCTGCTCAGCAGGGAGGACGCTATCTGGAAGCCCCGGTGCTCGGCAGCAAACCGCAAGCGCTGAATGGATCACTGCTGGTGATGGCTGGCGGTGAAGCGCAGGTCTTCGAAGCACAACAGCCACTCCTCTCCCATCTCTGCCAAGAGCCCCTGCTCGTAGGCCCCGTTGGCAGTGGAGCTGCCACCAAGCTGGCCCTCAATCAGTTGATCGCCAGCCTCACCCACAGCTTCTCCCTCTCCCTGCAGCTGATTCAGCGGGCCGGCGTTCCTGTGGAGACGTTCATGGCCATCCTGCGGCCGTCAGCGCTCTACGCCCCAACCTTCGATAAGAAGCTGCAACGGATGCTGGATCACACCTACGCCGATCCGAACTTCAGCACCGCCTTGCTGCGCAAAGACCTGCGTCTGTTCCTGGAGGAAGCGGCAACCGCCGGCCTCCAAGACCAAGGGCTCAGCGGTTTGCTGTCCCTGCTTGAGCAAGCCAAGGGCACCGACCTGGATGAACAGGACTACTGCGCCCTACATGAACTCACGGTCCTGAGATGA